The proteins below are encoded in one region of Bacillus vallismortis:
- the hxlA gene encoding 3-hexulose-6-phosphate synthase: protein MELQLALDLVNIPEAIELVKEVEQYVDVVEIGTPVVINEGLRAVKEVKEAFPQLKVLADLKIMDAGGYEIMKASEAGADIITVLGATDDATIKGAVEEAKKQKKKILVDMINVKDIESRAKEIDALGVDYICVHTGYDLQAEGKNSFEELTTIKNAVKNAKTAIAGGIKLDTLPEVIKQKPDLVIVGGGITSAADKAETASKMKQLIAQG from the coding sequence ATGGAATTACAATTAGCATTAGACCTCGTAAATATTCCGGAGGCCATCGAGCTCGTCAAAGAAGTGGAACAATACGTCGACGTGGTTGAAATCGGAACACCCGTTGTCATCAATGAAGGCCTCAGAGCCGTTAAAGAAGTAAAAGAAGCATTTCCGCAATTGAAGGTTCTAGCAGACCTGAAAATCATGGATGCCGGCGGATACGAGATCATGAAAGCGTCGGAAGCAGGCGCTGACATCATCACCGTTTTAGGGGCTACAGACGATGCAACAATTAAAGGCGCAGTAGAAGAAGCCAAAAAACAAAAGAAGAAAATCTTAGTCGACATGATTAACGTGAAAGATATTGAATCACGCGCGAAAGAAATTGACGCACTCGGTGTTGATTACATCTGCGTCCATACTGGATATGATCTTCAAGCAGAGGGCAAAAACTCTTTCGAAGAATTAACGACAATCAAAAATGCCGTAAAAAACGCAAAAACCGCAATTGCGGGTGGAATTAAGCTTGATACACTGCCAGAAGTGATCAAACAAAAGCCCGACCTTGTCATTGTTGGGGGCGGCATTACAAGCGCAGCCGATAAAGCCGAAACAGCTTCAAAAATGAAACAGCTTATTGCCCAAGGATAA
- the hxlB gene encoding 6-phospho-3-hexuloisomerase, giving the protein MKTTEYVTEILNELHRSAAYISDEEADQLADHILSSNQVFTAGAGRSGLMAKSFAMRLAHMGFNAHIVGEILTPPLREGDLVILGSGSGETKSLIHTAAKAKSLHGVVAALTINPESSIGKQADLIVKMPGSPKDRSNGSDKTIQPMGSLFEQTLLLFYDAVILKLMEKKGLNSETMFTHHANLE; this is encoded by the coding sequence ATGAAAACGACTGAATACGTAACGGAAATTCTGAATGAGTTACACCGTTCAGCGGCTTATATTTCTGATGAAGAAGCGGATCAGCTCGCCGACCACATTCTCTCGTCCAATCAAGTTTTCACTGCGGGAGCGGGGCGGTCTGGCCTAATGGCAAAATCCTTCGCAATGAGATTGGCGCACATGGGCTTTAACGCTCATATCGTTGGCGAGATTCTTACTCCGCCGCTTCGCGAAGGTGATCTCGTCATTCTCGGCTCAGGATCAGGCGAGACAAAGAGCCTGATCCATACAGCAGCCAAAGCAAAAAGCTTACACGGGGTTGTTGCCGCTTTAACCATCAACCCGGAATCAAGCATTGGCAAACAAGCGGATCTCATCGTCAAAATGCCCGGTTCTCCTAAAGACCGGTCAAACGGAAGCGATAAAACCATACAGCCAATGGGTTCATTATTTGAGCAAACTTTGCTGCTATTCTATGATGCGGTGATTTTAAAACTCATGGAGAAAAAAGGACTCAATTCCGAAACCATGTTCACCCACCACGCAAACCTTGAATAG
- the tlpC gene encoding methyl-accepting chemotaxis protein TlpC has translation MLINRLRLKLGTKILCLVFVIILMFSASVGTVMLKDITDSMKQMATEKAKGDLALSSAYIDDVISGDWEVKNNKLYKGQTQINGNEDIVDLLGEKTGDTVTIFQGNTRVATNVMKNGERAVGTQASSEVTDAVLKNGKRFYGQADVAGSSHQTAYMPLKDQNGNIIGMLYTGANQNILTSLTQSLLIQFAIVLVIVIIVSVILVLFFTRRINKRLNALKCAFESAGNGDMTIEVSDKSGDELSELSFYYNKMRMKLNDTIQTVQQSALQLASASQQLSAGAEETNQASEKITEAVQQIANGAQHQINRIEDSESSLKQASADIQDISSNTAAIADKGKLAQTKADIGQKEVLNVQAQMDAIHQSIQKSGEIIQQLDGRSKQIEQILSVITQIADQTNLLALNAAIEAARAGEHGKGFAVVADEVRKLAEESQQSAGQISKLVTEIQKDMNHSARSVDHVKTEAAEGVTMIQRTRNAFKEIAAATGEISAEISDLSSSVSNISATAHQINNSFAANTDDIKESTENTRQAAALTEEQFAAMEEITAASETLSQLAEELTGIISQFKMIDQPEID, from the coding sequence ATGTTGATAAACCGACTAAGGCTTAAGCTGGGAACTAAAATTCTCTGCCTGGTTTTCGTGATTATTCTTATGTTTTCAGCATCAGTTGGCACTGTGATGCTTAAGGATATTACAGACAGCATGAAACAAATGGCGACTGAAAAAGCGAAAGGCGATCTCGCTTTAAGCAGCGCTTATATCGACGATGTTATTTCAGGGGATTGGGAGGTTAAAAACAACAAATTGTATAAAGGCCAAACCCAAATCAACGGTAATGAAGATATCGTTGATCTGCTTGGCGAAAAAACAGGCGATACCGTTACAATTTTTCAAGGGAATACTCGTGTAGCAACCAATGTCATGAAGAATGGCGAAAGAGCTGTAGGCACTCAGGCTTCTTCTGAAGTGACTGACGCTGTTTTAAAGAATGGAAAACGATTTTACGGACAAGCAGACGTAGCAGGCTCTTCTCATCAGACGGCATACATGCCTTTAAAAGATCAAAATGGGAATATCATCGGCATGCTGTATACAGGAGCCAATCAAAACATTTTAACATCACTTACGCAATCACTTCTCATTCAATTCGCTATCGTTCTTGTTATTGTCATTATTGTATCAGTCATCCTTGTCCTGTTTTTCACTAGAAGAATCAATAAGCGGCTGAACGCTTTAAAATGCGCCTTTGAAAGTGCCGGAAACGGAGATATGACAATAGAGGTGTCAGACAAATCCGGTGACGAGCTATCAGAACTCAGCTTCTATTACAATAAGATGCGAATGAAACTGAACGATACCATCCAGACCGTACAGCAATCAGCCCTTCAGCTTGCGTCAGCCTCTCAGCAGCTCTCAGCAGGTGCAGAGGAAACAAATCAAGCTTCAGAAAAGATCACAGAAGCTGTACAGCAGATTGCAAATGGGGCCCAGCATCAGATCAATCGAATTGAAGACAGTGAAAGCTCACTAAAACAAGCTTCAGCAGACATCCAAGATATTTCTTCAAATACTGCCGCAATTGCTGACAAAGGAAAGCTTGCACAAACAAAAGCCGACATTGGGCAAAAGGAAGTTCTAAATGTACAGGCACAAATGGATGCGATACACCAGTCGATTCAGAAAAGCGGGGAAATCATACAGCAGCTGGACGGCCGCTCAAAACAAATTGAACAAATTTTATCCGTCATCACCCAAATTGCCGATCAGACAAATCTCCTGGCGCTCAATGCAGCGATTGAAGCTGCCAGAGCCGGTGAACATGGCAAAGGCTTTGCAGTTGTTGCCGATGAAGTACGTAAATTAGCGGAAGAATCTCAACAATCTGCGGGACAGATTTCAAAACTGGTTACAGAAATACAAAAAGATATGAACCATTCTGCTAGATCTGTTGACCATGTGAAAACAGAGGCTGCAGAAGGTGTCACTATGATCCAGCGCACCCGAAATGCATTTAAGGAAATTGCAGCCGCAACAGGTGAAATCAGTGCCGAGATTAGTGATTTATCATCATCTGTATCAAACATTTCAGCTACTGCACACCAAATAAACAACTCTTTTGCAGCCAATACGGACGACATAAAGGAATCCACAGAAAATACCCGGCAGGCTGCCGCACTAACAGAAGAGCAATTTGCTGCTATGGAAGAGATTACTGCAGCTTCTGAAACGCTATCTCAATTAGCTGAGGAGCTTACCGGTATCATAAGCCAATTTAAAATGATTGATCAACCTGAAATCGACTGA
- the nucA gene encoding DNA-entry nuclease, translating into MNITMDIIKTILLVIVVIAAAAVGLIKGDFFSADQKTSQTNEYDETIALPSDRYPETAKHIEDAINEGYSDVCTIDRDGAEERREQSLKDVPPKTGYDRDEWPMAMCKEGGEGASVEYISPADNRGAGSWVGHQLTDYPDGTKVLFTIR; encoded by the coding sequence GTGAACATCACGATGGACATCATAAAAACGATACTTCTCGTCATCGTCGTCATAGCAGCTGCAGCTGTCGGCCTGATCAAGGGAGACTTTTTCTCAGCTGATCAAAAAACGTCTCAAACGAATGAATATGACGAAACAATCGCCCTCCCTTCGGACCGTTATCCCGAAACAGCAAAACATATTGAGGATGCGATAAATGAGGGGTACTCAGATGTATGCACCATCGACAGAGACGGCGCTGAGGAACGCCGCGAGCAATCATTAAAAGACGTACCTCCTAAAACGGGGTATGACAGAGATGAATGGCCAATGGCCATGTGCAAAGAAGGCGGTGAGGGAGCTTCAGTAGAATATATTTCTCCCGCAGACAACCGCGGTGCAGGCTCCTGGGTCGGGCATCAGCTTACCGATTATCCAGACGGCACAAAGGTTTTATTCACCATTCGGTAA
- the nin gene encoding DNA-entry nuclease inhibitor has product MIKSWKPQELSISYHQFTVFQQDSAPPVMDWTDEAIEKGFAAADGAISFEAQRNTKAFILLRLNSSETVNSYKKKVTVPFQVTENGIEIESIMSKRLSFDLPKGDYQLTCWTVPAEMSDLHADTYIIDAVSV; this is encoded by the coding sequence TTGATCAAGTCATGGAAGCCACAAGAACTGTCGATTTCATATCATCAATTTACTGTATTTCAACAGGATTCTGCACCTCCTGTTATGGATTGGACTGACGAAGCGATCGAAAAAGGATTTGCTGCGGCGGACGGAGCGATTTCATTTGAAGCACAGAGAAATACAAAGGCCTTTATTCTTTTGCGACTGAACAGTTCAGAAACTGTAAACTCCTACAAAAAGAAAGTGACTGTTCCTTTTCAAGTCACAGAAAACGGAATTGAAATTGAAAGCATTATGTCTAAAAGGCTGTCCTTTGATCTTCCTAAAGGAGACTATCAATTGACATGCTGGACTGTGCCGGCTGAGATGTCAGATCTGCACGCCGACACTTATATTATTGATGCTGTTTCTGTGTAA
- a CDS encoding AAA family ATPase, whose product MFLKKVTLLRDKISDFGRFPFSIPAISQLHDILFTSQVTFFVGENGSGKSTLLEAIAHKCEFNTAGGSRNNVYELQESDSHLGDYIRLSWLPKVTNGFFLRAESFYHLSLHLDKMELDAPQPYLSYGGRPLHEQSHGESFMSLFRHRFNEKAIYLLDEPEAALSPARQLAFLRLIHDLVKGGNVQMIIATHSPILLGYPNANILSFDGGRIHHTDYEETEHVQLTRYFLRHREKILNELFRD is encoded by the coding sequence ATGTTTTTAAAAAAGGTTACTCTTCTTCGAGATAAGATTTCGGACTTTGGCAGGTTTCCTTTTTCTATCCCGGCTATCAGCCAATTACATGACATTTTATTTACTAGCCAAGTAACTTTTTTTGTAGGAGAAAATGGATCCGGTAAATCTACTTTGCTTGAAGCGATAGCACATAAATGTGAATTCAATACAGCGGGTGGAAGCCGAAATAATGTCTATGAATTACAGGAGTCAGATTCTCACTTAGGCGATTACATACGCTTGTCTTGGCTTCCAAAAGTAACAAATGGCTTCTTTTTAAGAGCTGAATCGTTTTATCATCTTTCTCTTCATCTGGATAAGATGGAATTAGATGCTCCTCAGCCATACCTTTCTTATGGCGGGAGGCCGCTGCACGAGCAATCACATGGAGAATCCTTTATGTCTCTGTTCCGTCATCGTTTTAATGAAAAAGCGATTTATCTTTTAGATGAGCCGGAAGCGGCACTTTCTCCAGCCAGGCAGTTGGCTTTTTTGAGGTTAATACATGATTTGGTGAAGGGTGGAAATGTGCAGATGATCATTGCGACTCACTCCCCGATCCTCCTGGGCTATCCCAATGCAAATATTTTAAGCTTTGATGGTGGAAGGATACATCATACAGATTATGAGGAAACAGAACATGTTCAATTAACACGATATTTTCTTAGACACAGAGAAAAAATATTGAATGAGCTGTTCCGAGATTGA
- a CDS encoding DUF3147 family protein — MAVLSKVIISALIIGFVTEISKRHPTYGGIIAALPLVSLLSLFWMRMEGEKTAQLSQFASGVLRGIPATVFLLAILAFLLKIHVPFWLAVCFGLLGWAMFLYIQKIFLNILCN, encoded by the coding sequence ATGGCAGTCCTAAGCAAAGTGATCATCTCTGCGTTGATTATTGGTTTTGTAACTGAAATATCAAAAAGACATCCGACCTATGGAGGAATCATAGCCGCTTTACCCTTGGTCAGTTTATTAAGCCTTTTTTGGATGCGAATGGAGGGTGAAAAAACAGCTCAATTAAGCCAATTTGCATCAGGTGTGCTTAGAGGAATCCCTGCTACAGTTTTTTTGCTTGCTATTTTGGCGTTTTTGCTGAAAATTCATGTGCCATTCTGGTTGGCGGTATGCTTTGGATTACTAGGATGGGCTATGTTTTTATACATACAGAAGATTTTCCTCAATATATTATGTAACTGA
- a CDS encoding MarR family winged helix-turn-helix transcriptional regulator has protein sequence MELDFITKLNQQWTDIYYLLHYKHKDNISHQAIRLMQHIEKRGEATIGALAEYLSVSHNTASEHTKRLIQKGFAAKRRSHQDERKVFVFLTQEGRAVLEQHTQLDKEKLKQIIERMSTSEKDLLEQAFELLSKEAKQWQS, from the coding sequence ATGGAATTGGATTTCATAACTAAGTTAAATCAGCAGTGGACAGATATTTATTATTTATTACATTACAAACATAAAGACAATATTTCTCACCAGGCAATACGGCTCATGCAGCATATTGAAAAGCGAGGCGAAGCAACAATAGGGGCTTTGGCTGAATACTTGTCTGTCTCTCACAATACAGCGTCAGAGCATACTAAACGTTTAATTCAAAAGGGATTTGCGGCTAAACGGCGAAGTCACCAAGATGAACGAAAGGTTTTCGTTTTCTTAACACAAGAAGGAAGAGCTGTTCTTGAACAGCATACACAGCTAGATAAAGAGAAATTAAAACAAATCATTGAACGAATGAGCACATCAGAAAAGGATTTACTTGAACAGGCCTTTGAACTTTTAAGTAAGGAAGCTAAACAATGGCAGTCCTAA
- a CDS encoding YckD family protein: MKRMKINIIILFLAAAVGSLTGTAEASEKQQQPPANVTLTDQQKKEIEQLEADILKKRKDVVSKYVEYGVLPKERGEHIKNHMDKHFEMMKQNGFVPKPHPHPHKFEKRH; encoded by the coding sequence ATGAAACGAATGAAAATAAATATCATCATTTTGTTCTTAGCCGCAGCTGTCGGTTCTCTGACAGGCACAGCTGAAGCCTCTGAAAAACAGCAGCAGCCACCCGCAAATGTAACATTGACAGATCAGCAAAAGAAAGAAATTGAACAGCTTGAAGCAGACATACTGAAAAAGCGCAAAGACGTAGTCTCGAAGTATGTGGAATATGGTGTTCTGCCTAAAGAAAGAGGAGAACACATCAAAAACCATATGGACAAACACTTTGAAATGATGAAACAAAATGGCTTTGTTCCAAAGCCTCACCCCCATCCGCATAAATTTGAAAAAAGACATTAA
- a CDS encoding RDD family protein: MNIYKPAGFWIRLGASLLDYIIVSVPLLLIYWLITGNDPNDSMFISLIVLLYSILLPVFWNGYVIGKRICGIRIVKKDGSQVSLLTMFLRVIVAGLVYTLTFGLGLIASLIMIAVREDKRTLHDVIAGTYVTYASPGEAELYTDEQIRKSE, encoded by the coding sequence ATGAATATTTACAAACCAGCCGGATTCTGGATCAGACTGGGAGCTTCATTGTTGGATTACATTATAGTCTCTGTTCCTCTATTGCTGATCTATTGGCTGATTACAGGAAACGACCCGAACGACAGCATGTTCATTAGCTTGATTGTTCTGCTGTATTCTATTTTGCTGCCGGTGTTTTGGAACGGCTACGTTATCGGAAAAAGAATCTGCGGTATCAGAATCGTAAAAAAAGACGGATCACAGGTCAGCCTGTTAACGATGTTTTTGCGGGTTATTGTTGCCGGCCTGGTTTACACATTAACATTCGGCCTAGGCTTAATCGCCAGCCTGATTATGATCGCCGTGCGGGAAGACAAACGGACACTGCATGATGTAATTGCAGGAACGTATGTCACTTACGCGTCTCCGGGTGAAGCAGAACTTTATACTGACGAACAGATCAGAAAGAGCGAATAA
- a CDS encoding zinc-dependent alcohol dehydrogenase — translation MKALTYQGKEHVEVKDAADPGIQHDKDAIIRITATGICGSDLHLYKNGIPAAPDYIIGHEPMGIVEEVGNEVKTLKKGDRVVIPFNIGCGECFYCKHQMESQCDESNPNPHTDAGGLFGFSEFNGNFPGGQAEYLRVPYADFSSFKVPADSDLEDEQVLLLSDVMPTAFWSVEHSGVKKGDTVLILGSGPIGLMAQKFAWMKGAKRVISVDQVPHRLEHAKRTNGAETFNFSEHDEIGKLLYNETNGGADVVIDCVGMDGTPLSQENTSEKPNQFGTISPILTASEAVRKFGTVQLTGAYISQADGFPLGDFFTRNVSIKMGQAPVIHLMPMLYEMVKQKEIDPTDIITHKLSLDDAPKAYDIFDKKEDGNIKAILKP, via the coding sequence ATGAAAGCATTGACATACCAAGGAAAAGAGCATGTTGAAGTGAAGGATGCAGCTGATCCAGGGATTCAACACGATAAGGATGCCATAATCCGTATTACCGCAACAGGCATTTGCGGCTCCGATCTTCACCTGTATAAAAACGGGATTCCGGCCGCTCCGGATTATATCATCGGTCATGAACCAATGGGAATCGTTGAAGAAGTCGGAAATGAAGTCAAAACGCTAAAAAAGGGTGACCGTGTCGTTATTCCGTTTAACATCGGCTGCGGCGAATGCTTCTACTGCAAGCATCAGATGGAGAGCCAATGTGATGAATCAAATCCAAACCCGCATACCGATGCCGGCGGCTTATTCGGTTTCTCCGAATTCAACGGAAATTTTCCGGGTGGACAGGCTGAATACCTTCGTGTCCCTTACGCTGACTTTTCTTCCTTTAAGGTGCCGGCAGACAGCGACCTTGAGGATGAACAAGTATTACTTCTATCGGATGTCATGCCGACAGCTTTTTGGAGCGTGGAGCACAGCGGTGTGAAAAAAGGTGATACCGTCCTGATTCTCGGATCGGGGCCAATTGGCTTGATGGCGCAAAAATTTGCTTGGATGAAAGGGGCAAAACGTGTCATCTCCGTTGACCAAGTCCCGCATCGGCTTGAACACGCAAAACGGACAAACGGGGCGGAAACGTTTAATTTTTCGGAACACGATGAGATCGGAAAGCTTCTTTATAATGAAACAAACGGCGGAGCAGATGTTGTCATTGATTGTGTGGGAATGGACGGAACGCCGCTTTCTCAAGAAAATACGTCTGAAAAGCCGAATCAATTCGGTACGATCAGTCCGATCCTCACCGCTTCTGAAGCCGTCAGAAAGTTTGGCACAGTCCAGCTGACAGGAGCATATATCTCTCAAGCGGACGGTTTTCCGCTCGGCGATTTCTTTACCCGAAATGTATCAATCAAAATGGGCCAGGCGCCCGTCATTCACCTGATGCCAATGCTATATGAAATGGTGAAGCAGAAAGAAATCGATCCAACCGACATTATTACGCATAAATTAAGTCTTGATGATGCCCCTAAGGCATATGATATATTCGATAAGAAAGAAGATGGAAACATCAAAGCGATATTGAAACCATAA